Proteins encoded by one window of Glycine soja cultivar W05 chromosome 15, ASM419377v2, whole genome shotgun sequence:
- the LOC114386373 gene encoding uncharacterized protein LOC114386373 has product MFRSQRFKPLLYLKGLTTPPSLQTPKPNSPFPSTLFPKHISLTSQQHSFAASYLVNTFGLSPETALKVSERVRFDTPQKPDSVIAFFTSNGFTVPQIKSIVKRVPDVLNCNPHKRLWPKFQFLLSKGASYPSDIVHLVNRCPRIINSSLEKNVIPTFELDSSITYLFRRRASILLSKDLRKNIDEVKELGFDPSKMSFVMALHAKMSVPKSRWDAKVDACKSWGWSEEMVLDAFRKHPIFMLGSKDKINEVMRFWVDQLGWDPLALAKMPKIFGYSLKGRIIPRGLVVRYLIGKGLRKKSASLLTPFSASERLFLENYVMRFKEETHQLSKVYVEK; this is encoded by the exons ATGTTTCGTTCCCAACGCTTCAAACCCCTTCTCTATCTGAAGGGACTCACAACACCACCATCACTTCAAACCCCGAAACCCAATTCTCCTTTTCCCTCAACACTCTTTCCGAAACACATCTCACTCACTTCACAGCAACACTCATTTGCGGCTTCCTACCTCGTAAACACCTTCGGCCTCTCCCCGGAAACCGCTCTCAAGGTCTCCGAGCGCGTTCGCTTCGACACCCCTCAGAAGCCTGACTCAGTGATCGCGTTCTTCACAAGCAATGGATTCACCGTTCCCCAGATAAAAAGCATCGTCAAAAGGGTACCCGACGTGCTCAATTGCAACCCCCACAAGAGGCTCTGGCCAAAGTTCCAATTTTTACTCTCAAAAGGTGCTTCTTATCCCTCTGACATCGTTCACCTCGTGAATAGGTGCCCCAGAATCATCAATTCCAGCCTCGAGAAAAACGTGATCCCCACCTTCGAATTG GACTCCAGCATCACCTATTTGTTCCGTAGGAGGGCTTCTATACTCTTGTCTAAGGACTTGAGGAAGAACATTGATGAAGTTAAGGAATTGGGGTTTGATCCTTCCAAGATGAGTTTTGTGATGGCCTTGCACGCCAAAATGAGTGTCCCGAAATCGAGGTGGGATGCCAAAGTTGATGCCTGCAAGAGCTGGGGATGGTCTGAGGAAATGGTTCTTGATGCCTTCAGGAAGCATCCCATCTTTATGTTAGGGTCCAAAGATAAGATTAATGAGGTGATGAGATTTTGGGTTGATCAGTTAGGTTGGGACCCTTTGGCCCTCGCCAAAATGCCGAAGATTTTTGGATATAGTTTGAAGGGAAGGATCATTCCGAGGGGTTTGGTTGTCCGATATTTGATCGGGAAAGGTTTGAGAAAGAAGAGTGCCAGCTTGTTAACCCCATTTTCTGCTTCTGAAAGGTTGTTTCTTGAAAATTATGTGATGCGTTTTAAGGAGGAAACACATCAACTATCAAAGGTTTATGTGGAAAAATGA